A single Streptomyces sp. Edi2 DNA region contains:
- a CDS encoding glycosyltransferase family 4 protein — MNAKVATVLDLPFPSPGGSVELFLDLYTGDRPLIPARAFMLAPASPGPQLPAGLDLLPVVGKCLEGPAFHRYVAALQRSLAEAIDPDHIGVLHLQHLTFGGTPALIRALREHPRIALVHGIDLLFAEAHRHQHKVLTESVRLADAIVVPTPAMADRLLRIAPTTDRAKIAHIPWGLPDRLLANPPHRSPRPPGSPFRLLYAGRLTPEKGAENLLLALAAVQGVELSIAAPQDQFRTLSRVVRQSGVKIRYLGWLRRPQLWRTFTDHDLLVMPSTTLEAMGLVALEAQACGLPVLYQPVPGLAEMLAASGTATDFTRPAAVARDVDRLRTTPGLLAALRQAGRSNAARYPLSATARALTELGHRIS; from the coding sequence ATGAACGCCAAGGTAGCCACCGTCCTCGACCTCCCTTTTCCCAGCCCCGGCGGCAGCGTCGAGCTCTTCCTCGACCTCTACACCGGAGACAGGCCCCTCATTCCCGCACGAGCCTTCATGCTCGCCCCCGCCAGCCCCGGCCCCCAACTGCCGGCCGGGCTCGACCTGCTGCCAGTCGTCGGCAAGTGTCTCGAAGGCCCGGCCTTCCACCGCTACGTAGCAGCCCTCCAACGGTCCCTGGCCGAGGCAATCGACCCGGACCACATCGGCGTCCTTCACCTCCAGCACCTCACCTTCGGTGGCACCCCCGCGCTGATCAGGGCCCTGCGCGAGCACCCGCGGATCGCACTCGTGCATGGCATCGACCTGCTGTTCGCCGAAGCCCACCGCCACCAGCACAAAGTGCTGACCGAATCCGTGCGGCTCGCCGACGCCATCGTCGTGCCGACACCGGCCATGGCAGACCGGCTCCTGCGCATCGCGCCTACCACCGACCGCGCGAAGATCGCCCACATTCCCTGGGGCCTCCCCGACCGGCTCCTGGCCAACCCGCCGCACAGATCACCCCGTCCGCCAGGCAGTCCCTTCCGGCTGCTGTACGCCGGGCGGCTCACGCCGGAGAAGGGCGCCGAGAACCTGCTGCTGGCCCTGGCGGCCGTACAGGGCGTCGAGCTGAGCATCGCCGCCCCGCAAGACCAGTTCCGCACCCTCAGCCGCGTCGTACGGCAATCCGGCGTCAAGATCCGGTACCTCGGCTGGCTCCGCCGCCCACAGCTGTGGAGAACTTTCACCGACCACGACCTGCTCGTCATGCCCTCCACCACCCTCGAAGCCATGGGACTGGTCGCCCTCGAAGCCCAAGCCTGCGGCCTGCCCGTGCTCTACCAGCCCGTCCCCGGCCTGGCCGAAATGCTCGCCGCCTCCGGCACCGCGACCGACTTCACCCGCCCCGCAGCCGTTGCCCGAGACGTCGACCGCCTTCGTACGACCCCCGGGCTGCTCGCTGCCTTGCGGCAGGCCGGGCGAAGCAACGCCGCCCGCTACCCGCTCAGCGCCACCGCCAGGGCCCTGACCGAGCTCGGCCACCGGATCAGTTGA
- a CDS encoding serine hydrolase domain-containing protein, whose protein sequence is MEDSTDRIKQLVADGVRDKVYPGAVWATGNATGIKARGTAGVLDPAEPDIPMRPDTVFDVASLTKILAVWSTVGTLWEDGSLPLDEPLGTFWPEATGRPLGQVTARHLLTHTAGVPLRAQLKNLYGTDPAAIRAGVLHEALHRPPGEAVEYTDRAALILGYLAEHLSGRCLDQLAHTHIWQPLGMTHTRFGPLLPELSVRCAPTELDEDTGRHLKGTAHDFSARLLGGVCGIAGTFSVLDDLARFLRYMLDPTTAPTAPGFGPSWVEESLSVQTGTLEPVRGLFWHPAPGTDPADRTYVHYGFTGTGVWLSPKRGTWAVLLTNKLYYTRDRGPLTRIRNAFRSLIFS, encoded by the coding sequence ATGGAAGACAGCACCGACCGGATCAAGCAGCTCGTGGCGGACGGCGTCCGCGACAAGGTCTACCCCGGCGCGGTGTGGGCCACCGGCAACGCCACAGGCATCAAGGCCAGAGGTACCGCCGGTGTCCTCGACCCCGCCGAGCCGGACATCCCCATGCGGCCGGACACGGTCTTCGACGTCGCCAGCCTGACCAAAATCCTGGCCGTCTGGTCCACAGTCGGCACCCTCTGGGAAGACGGCTCCCTCCCGCTCGACGAACCCCTCGGCACCTTCTGGCCCGAGGCCACAGGTCGCCCCCTCGGCCAGGTCACCGCCCGCCACCTGCTCACCCACACCGCCGGCGTACCACTGCGAGCCCAGCTGAAGAACCTCTACGGCACCGACCCGGCCGCCATCCGGGCTGGCGTCCTTCACGAAGCCCTGCACCGGCCGCCCGGCGAGGCCGTCGAATACACCGACCGGGCCGCTCTCATCCTCGGCTACCTCGCCGAACACCTCTCCGGCCGGTGCCTCGACCAACTCGCCCACACCCACATCTGGCAACCCCTGGGCATGACCCACACCCGCTTCGGCCCGTTGCTACCCGAACTGTCCGTCCGCTGTGCCCCGACCGAACTCGACGAGGACACCGGCCGCCACCTCAAGGGCACCGCCCACGACTTCTCCGCCCGCCTCCTCGGCGGCGTCTGCGGCATCGCCGGCACCTTCTCCGTCCTCGACGACCTCGCCCGCTTCCTGCGGTACATGCTCGACCCCACGACCGCCCCCACAGCGCCGGGATTCGGGCCGAGCTGGGTCGAGGAGTCGCTCAGCGTCCAGACCGGAACCCTGGAGCCCGTGCGCGGTCTCTTCTGGCACCCCGCCCCCGGCACCGACCCCGCCGACCGCACCTACGTGCACTACGGATTCACCGGCACTGGCGTGTGGCTCTCCCCCAAGCGGGGAACCTGGGCCGTCCTGCTGACGAACAAGCTCTACTACACCCGCGACCGCGGGCCATTGACGCGCATCCGCAATGCCTTCCGAAGCCTGATCTTCAGTTGA
- a CDS encoding MarR family transcriptional regulator yields the protein MNLADLHQLGRRLTAAATSAMKDTSDLGPTELLVLECLYTTGPQPVGAIAQRTGFAQSRVSTVVAALHKRGLVELAADPADRRRTVAKIAEHARAQAREARSRDAEPTLRQLLPALPDADVDAVVAALGRLNAALGEAVPSTSGDLDL from the coding sequence ATGAACCTCGCTGACCTGCACCAACTCGGCAGGCGCCTCACGGCTGCCGCAACCTCGGCGATGAAGGACACCTCCGACCTGGGGCCGACCGAGCTGCTGGTCCTGGAGTGCCTGTACACCACCGGACCGCAGCCGGTGGGGGCCATCGCCCAGCGCACCGGCTTCGCCCAGAGCCGGGTATCCACGGTGGTGGCGGCACTGCACAAGCGGGGTTTGGTCGAGCTGGCAGCCGACCCGGCCGACCGGCGCCGAACCGTCGCCAAGATCGCCGAGCATGCCCGCGCACAGGCCCGGGAAGCCAGGAGCCGGGACGCCGAGCCGACTCTGCGGCAGCTGCTCCCCGCGCTACCCGACGCGGACGTCGACGCGGTGGTCGCGGCACTGGGAAGACTCAATGCCGCGCTGGGCGAGGCAGTGCCAAGCACCTCCGGCGATCTCGACCTCTAA
- a CDS encoding ABC transporter permease, which yields MVRPIARVLLFPFAMAVLLVGIYTAAMHAPTPHHLKIAVAGQPAQTGPLAASLRRDLGDAYDVSTVASAERARQLVAHRAVAAAYVPAPTPGDRDAGTPSTTFAQPPRPSGPVLYIASAAGAAQVNLAAVPFENVAVQQHQFLQVRDLVPLSADDTSDTSTMYAAIGLTLAGYLSAVMLSTVFGTGLTRRRTVAALSAFGAVAAITVWLITGPILGAMHGFAPAILVTGWLTVMAVGMATVFLSRFCGRMTALPAVGIFMFLGMPASGAALPIEAMPAPIRALHDLLPMTSTSGSLRQIMYFDSEGIDRYWLALALWAVAGLLLTLAYDTLKARRTGHRNDTAALPRQTADPVPSR from the coding sequence ATGGTCCGGCCGATAGCCCGGGTGCTGCTGTTCCCGTTCGCGATGGCCGTCCTGCTGGTCGGCATCTACACCGCCGCGATGCACGCACCGACCCCGCACCACCTGAAGATCGCGGTCGCCGGACAACCGGCGCAGACCGGGCCGCTGGCCGCTTCCCTGAGGAGGGATCTGGGCGACGCGTACGACGTCAGCACCGTCGCCTCCGCCGAACGGGCCCGGCAGCTGGTGGCGCACCGGGCTGTGGCGGCCGCCTACGTCCCCGCGCCGACGCCCGGTGACCGCGACGCGGGCACACCCAGCACGACGTTCGCTCAACCGCCGCGCCCGAGCGGCCCGGTGCTCTATATCGCTTCAGCCGCTGGTGCCGCCCAAGTCAACCTGGCTGCCGTACCGTTCGAGAACGTCGCCGTCCAGCAGCACCAGTTCCTCCAGGTCCGCGACCTGGTCCCGCTCAGCGCCGACGACACCAGCGACACCAGCACCATGTACGCCGCGATCGGTCTGACCCTGGCGGGATACCTGTCGGCGGTCATGCTCTCCACCGTGTTCGGTACCGGACTCACCCGGCGGCGCACGGTGGCCGCGCTCTCCGCCTTCGGTGCCGTCGCCGCGATCACCGTCTGGCTCATCACCGGGCCGATCCTGGGCGCCATGCACGGCTTCGCTCCCGCCATCCTCGTCACCGGCTGGCTCACCGTGATGGCCGTCGGCATGGCCACCGTGTTCCTCTCCCGCTTCTGCGGGCGCATGACCGCGCTGCCCGCCGTCGGGATCTTCATGTTCCTGGGCATGCCCGCTTCCGGAGCGGCCCTGCCAATCGAGGCCATGCCCGCCCCCATCCGCGCCCTGCACGACCTGCTGCCGATGACCTCAACTTCCGGCAGCCTGCGCCAGATCATGTACTTCGACAGCGAAGGCATCGACCGCTACTGGCTCGCCCTCGCCCTGTGGGCCGTTGCCGGCCTCCTCCTGACCCTCGCCTACGACACCCTCAAGGCCCGCCGCACCGGCCACCGCAACGACACAGCCGCTCTGCCCCGGCAGACCGCCGACCCCGTCCCCTCCCGCTGA
- a CDS encoding pentapeptide repeat-containing protein, whose product MTEVPPPFRHHGHDTGPAGPPGDPLTLLATETDLTGLDFTGLDLRPALRRDPRPRTFTRCTFTEANLRGAHLAEAVFTDCTAAAADFTGALLDQVRWQGGSAAGANFTDADCGDLVCDGADLANTKWGGALLADAAFTGCRMIGARLTGHRGLGLQLARCNLAVANLNGLSLRGAHLVGIRFTEADLGGADLRDAILEDCRLAEANLRAANFTGADLRGADLGELTIAIATQLRGAVISPDQAAQICTALGLNVIS is encoded by the coding sequence GTGACCGAAGTACCACCGCCGTTCCGCCACCACGGTCACGACACCGGCCCGGCCGGCCCGCCGGGAGACCCGCTGACGCTGCTCGCCACCGAAACCGACCTGACCGGACTCGACTTCACCGGCCTGGACCTGCGCCCGGCACTGCGCCGTGATCCGCGCCCCCGGACGTTCACCCGCTGCACCTTCACCGAAGCCAACCTGCGCGGTGCCCACCTCGCCGAAGCCGTCTTCACCGACTGCACCGCTGCGGCAGCCGACTTCACCGGCGCCCTGCTCGATCAGGTCCGCTGGCAGGGTGGCAGCGCCGCCGGCGCCAACTTCACCGACGCCGACTGCGGCGACCTCGTCTGCGACGGCGCCGACCTGGCCAACACCAAGTGGGGCGGTGCCCTGCTCGCCGACGCCGCCTTCACCGGCTGCCGCATGATAGGAGCCCGCCTCACCGGCCACCGCGGCCTGGGCCTCCAGCTCGCCCGCTGCAACCTGGCCGTCGCCAACCTCAACGGCCTGAGCCTGCGTGGCGCCCACCTCGTCGGCATCCGCTTCACCGAAGCCGACCTCGGCGGCGCCGACCTCCGCGACGCCATCCTCGAAGACTGTCGACTCGCCGAAGCCAACCTACGGGCCGCCAACTTCACCGGCGCCGATCTACGCGGCGCCGACCTCGGCGAACTCACCATCGCCATCGCCACACAGCTCCGCGGCGCAGTCATCTCCCCGGACCAGGCCGCCCAAATCTGCACCGCCCTCGGCCTGAACGTCATCAGCTGA
- a CDS encoding ATP-dependent DNA helicase, whose protein sequence is MYKLLDQQLTDVREELRRVRKAPAENAGEVYARDIAVEYLTGRLGRLEEAEEGLCFGRIDHADGTVLHIGRLGLHTEDRELPLLVDWRADAARPFYTATPVHPLGLRRRRHLRLEERTVGEVRDEVLDGSAPTAGDVVGDSPLVAALEAQRTGRMGTAVSTLQVEQDEIVRSSHRGVTVVQGGPGTGKTVVALHRAAYVLYAFPRAAEQGVLVLGPNTRFLDYIAHVLPSLGENDVVLATTADLTGTQPTAGVPADVARLKGNVPMAQALAGLVRALQAPSGDFAVQVGQEWIRLDRQEVAEARDEAVRGGLAHNRAREVFKEQLIDAVINAVERGAVDALERIDAEVAQSTGLDLDRATQADLRTLGFDGPAAHVADEFDRDTVRAELAESVQVDRAVGLLWPWLTPEAVVNALLTDADVLAARLPSLTGHEHERLLRRVDAPWTGADLPLLDEATSLVDGPPARTFGHVVVDEAQELSAMQWRMVVRRCPARSMTLVGDFAQAGPAATARDWTEALGPHLGTRFALHTLTVSYRTTQEILASTRDLLARIAPDQSPSTSIRHGDAPRSLTAHPRTLATAIAGELKAQAAANPGDLCGVICADPRMEELAAAGITEWATLVPASEARGLEFDTVVVAAPEEIASARPCGERDLYVALTRATKRLCTIT, encoded by the coding sequence ATGTACAAGCTGCTCGACCAGCAGCTCACCGACGTGCGCGAGGAGCTCAGGCGGGTACGGAAGGCACCCGCCGAGAACGCCGGCGAGGTGTATGCGCGCGATATCGCCGTTGAGTACCTGACCGGCCGGCTGGGCCGTCTCGAAGAGGCCGAGGAGGGGCTGTGCTTCGGCCGGATCGACCACGCCGACGGCACGGTCCTGCACATCGGGCGGCTCGGCCTGCACACCGAGGACCGGGAGCTGCCCCTGCTGGTGGACTGGCGCGCGGATGCGGCACGCCCCTTCTATACGGCCACCCCCGTCCATCCGCTGGGACTGCGCCGACGCCGCCACCTGCGCCTGGAAGAACGCACGGTGGGCGAGGTCAGGGATGAAGTGCTCGACGGCTCCGCACCCACCGCCGGTGACGTCGTCGGCGACAGCCCGCTGGTGGCGGCACTGGAGGCGCAGCGCACCGGACGGATGGGCACAGCGGTGTCGACGCTCCAGGTGGAGCAGGATGAGATCGTGCGCTCCTCGCACCGGGGTGTGACCGTGGTGCAGGGCGGCCCCGGCACCGGCAAGACCGTGGTCGCCCTGCACCGGGCGGCGTACGTGCTCTACGCCTTCCCCCGGGCCGCCGAGCAGGGCGTCCTGGTGCTCGGCCCGAACACCCGCTTCCTCGACTACATCGCCCACGTCCTGCCCTCACTCGGCGAGAACGACGTCGTCCTGGCGACCACCGCGGACCTGACCGGGACGCAACCCACCGCCGGCGTCCCGGCCGACGTGGCACGCCTCAAGGGCAACGTCCCCATGGCCCAGGCGCTGGCCGGTCTGGTGCGCGCCCTCCAGGCGCCCAGCGGCGACTTCGCCGTGCAGGTCGGCCAGGAATGGATCCGCCTGGACCGCCAGGAAGTCGCAGAGGCCCGGGACGAGGCCGTCCGGGGCGGATTGGCGCACAACCGGGCGCGGGAGGTGTTCAAGGAACAGCTCATCGACGCGGTCATCAACGCGGTGGAGCGTGGCGCCGTCGACGCGCTGGAGCGCATCGATGCCGAGGTCGCCCAGAGCACCGGCCTGGACCTCGACCGGGCCACCCAGGCCGACCTGCGCACCCTCGGATTCGACGGCCCGGCCGCACACGTGGCCGACGAGTTCGACCGGGACACCGTGCGAGCGGAGCTGGCAGAGAGCGTCCAGGTGGACCGCGCCGTCGGACTGCTGTGGCCGTGGCTGACGCCCGAGGCCGTCGTCAACGCTCTGCTCACCGACGCGGACGTGCTGGCAGCACGGCTGCCGTCGCTGACCGGCCACGAGCACGAACGTCTGCTGCGTAGGGTGGACGCGCCGTGGACCGGCGCCGATCTGCCGCTGCTGGACGAGGCCACGAGCCTGGTGGACGGCCCGCCCGCGCGCACCTTCGGACATGTCGTGGTCGACGAGGCCCAGGAGCTGAGTGCCATGCAGTGGCGCATGGTCGTCCGCCGCTGCCCGGCTCGGTCCATGACCCTGGTCGGCGACTTCGCCCAGGCGGGCCCTGCTGCCACCGCCCGCGACTGGACCGAGGCATTGGGCCCGCACCTGGGCACCCGATTCGCCCTGCACACCCTGACCGTCAGCTACCGCACCACCCAGGAAATCCTGGCGTCCACCCGCGACCTGCTCGCACGGATCGCCCCCGACCAGAGCCCCAGTACCTCGATCCGCCACGGCGATGCGCCACGCAGCCTCACCGCCCATCCCCGCACCCTCGCCACCGCCATCGCCGGGGAACTCAAGGCGCAGGCTGCGGCGAACCCGGGTGACCTGTGCGGAGTGATCTGCGCCGACCCCAGGATGGAGGAACTGGCCGCCGCCGGGATCACCGAGTGGGCGACCCTCGTGCCCGCCTCCGAGGCACGCGGCCTGGAGTTCGACACCGTCGTCGTCGCTGCCCCCGAGGAGATCGCTTCGGCCCGTCCCTGCGGCGAGCGGGACCTCTACGTCGCCCTCACCCGGGCCACCAAACGGCTCTGCACCATCACCTGA
- a CDS encoding MFS transporter — protein sequence MSPEQTTSRTGGIVATLAFTGTVAAIMQTLVTPLISELPQLLHTSPANASWVITATLLSAAVFVPISGRLGDLLGKRRMLLACCIPLLIGSVLCALTSSVVPMIIGRALQGMGMGMVPLGISLLRDVLPPQRLGSAIALVSASMGIGGGLGLPIAAAVADYASWRALFWGAGVLTVAIIVMIWSLVPAPATRAAAGGRFDFVGALGLGAGLVCLLLPVSKGGDWGWGSARTLGLFTVAAAILLLWGRWELRSADPLVDLRVTARPRVLLTNGASVLVGFGMYAQALIMPQLLQLPEATGYGLGQSMLAMGLWLAPGGLMMMAVSPLGGRLSAARGPKVTLIAGSLAIAVGYGLSIALMGSTWGVLAATLVANAGVGLAYGAMPALIMSGVPLSETASANSFNTLMRSLGTSVSAAVVAAVLSQMTVTMGGYPLPSENGFRVGLLIGCGVALVAAAVAAAIPAPPASTEAGGTAQAVAAKDAVTA from the coding sequence ATCTCTCCCGAACAGACCACTTCGCGCACCGGCGGGATCGTCGCCACGCTCGCCTTCACCGGCACCGTGGCCGCGATCATGCAGACCTTGGTGACCCCGCTGATCAGCGAGCTGCCCCAGTTGCTGCACACCTCCCCGGCCAACGCCTCCTGGGTCATCACCGCGACGCTGCTCTCGGCCGCCGTGTTCGTGCCGATCAGCGGACGCCTCGGTGACCTGCTGGGCAAGCGGCGCATGCTGCTGGCCTGCTGCATACCGCTGCTGATCGGGTCGGTGCTGTGCGCCCTGACCTCCTCCGTCGTGCCGATGATCATCGGCCGGGCGCTGCAGGGCATGGGCATGGGCATGGTGCCGCTGGGCATCAGCCTGCTGCGCGATGTCCTGCCGCCCCAGCGTCTGGGCTCCGCGATCGCGCTGGTCAGCGCGTCCATGGGTATCGGCGGCGGCCTCGGCCTGCCCATCGCCGCGGCGGTTGCCGACTACGCCAGCTGGCGTGCGCTGTTCTGGGGCGCCGGCGTCCTGACCGTAGCCATCATCGTGATGATCTGGTCCCTGGTGCCCGCCCCCGCCACCCGCGCTGCGGCCGGGGGGCGCTTCGACTTCGTCGGCGCCCTGGGCCTTGGGGCGGGGCTGGTCTGCCTGCTGCTGCCGGTCTCCAAGGGTGGCGACTGGGGCTGGGGCAGCGCCCGGACCCTCGGCCTGTTCACCGTCGCCGCAGCCATCCTGCTGCTGTGGGGGCGGTGGGAGCTGCGCAGCGCGGACCCGCTGGTGGACCTGCGGGTGACGGCCCGACCGCGGGTGCTGCTGACCAATGGTGCGTCGGTGCTGGTGGGCTTCGGCATGTACGCCCAGGCGCTGATCATGCCGCAGCTGTTGCAGCTGCCCGAGGCCACCGGCTACGGCCTGGGGCAGTCGATGCTGGCGATGGGCCTGTGGCTGGCGCCCGGCGGTCTGATGATGATGGCCGTGTCCCCGCTGGGCGGTCGGCTCTCGGCCGCGCGCGGCCCGAAGGTCACGCTCATCGCCGGATCGTTGGCCATCGCCGTCGGCTACGGCCTCTCGATCGCGCTGATGGGATCCACCTGGGGCGTGCTGGCCGCGACCCTGGTCGCCAACGCCGGGGTGGGCCTGGCCTACGGCGCGATGCCCGCGCTGATCATGAGCGGTGTCCCGCTGTCCGAGACTGCGTCGGCCAACAGCTTCAACACCCTCATGCGCTCGCTGGGCACCTCCGTGTCGGCCGCGGTCGTGGCCGCCGTGCTCTCGCAGATGACCGTCACCATGGGCGGCTACCCCCTCCCCTCGGAGAACGGCTTCCGTGTCGGCCTGCTGATCGGCTGCGGCGTCGCCCTCGTCGCGGCCGCGGTCGCCGCCGCGATCCCCGCCCCGCCCGCCAGTACTGAGGCGGGCGGCACCGCGCAGGCCGTGGCCGCGAAGGACGCCGTCACGGCCTGA
- a CDS encoding MarR family transcriptional regulator, whose protein sequence is MGGPTHLVELEYLVFGRHRYLSDTDSRPAGSQMERSVYILLSRIAAQGPMSIGELSDAFGLDVSTLNRRTAAMKSAGLVDRIPDPEGGMARKFRITEEGTRRLTEEREAHIRALDLVMADWPEGEIAAFAGYLRRFNTSIERIDGRTWPRPSHPDET, encoded by the coding sequence ATGGGCGGCCCCACGCATCTGGTCGAGCTCGAATACCTCGTATTCGGTCGGCATCGGTACCTCAGCGATACCGACAGCCGTCCCGCGGGCAGCCAGATGGAACGCAGCGTCTACATCCTGCTCAGCCGCATCGCGGCCCAGGGCCCGATGTCCATCGGCGAGCTCAGCGACGCCTTCGGCCTCGACGTCTCCACCCTGAACCGTCGCACCGCCGCCATGAAAAGCGCCGGCCTCGTCGACCGGATCCCCGACCCCGAAGGCGGCATGGCCCGCAAGTTCCGTATCACCGAAGAAGGCACCCGCCGCCTCACCGAAGAGCGCGAGGCCCATATCCGCGCCCTGGACCTCGTCATGGCTGACTGGCCAGAGGGAGAGATCGCCGCTTTCGCCGGCTACCTCCGCCGGTTCAACACCAGTATCGAACGCATCGACGGACGCACCTGGCCGCGCCCCTCACACCCCGACGAGACCTGA
- a CDS encoding ice-binding family protein translates to MATLVPLGTAGTYGVLANTAITNTGLTVVSGDLGVSPAGAVTGFPPGTVTGTIHVNDAAAATAQADLLTGYANALVQPVTATVPTELGGTTLTPGVYNSASGTFGLNGTLTLDAQGNPNAVFIFKTNTTLISGAAGNVNLIGLAQSSNVFWQVGSSATLGAGSTIRGSILAFTSITATTGAIVDGRLLALGAAVTLDTNAVTVPALNTCQVVVQPVVGPVVVGQPTSVSAVVTCNGLPVSGASVTFNGGAVPVAVTTNVAGVATGSLTFNTAGTATVTATVTAAGTACSCTGVVSPPVTVPVTPQPSCQVVVQPVVGPVVVGQPTSVSAVVTCNGLPVSGASVTFNGGAVPVAVTTNVAGVATGSLTFNTAGTATVTATVTAAGTACSCTGVVSPPITVPVTPQTSPLSASPACWRVNLPFPIPHLFVATLKATLTPAQAGVTVTFYVSGLPVGTAVTNASGVATLNNAGLSILQISASSYTAVATVGGTTVQATGSLVPCFPPA, encoded by the coding sequence ATGGCAACACTTGTACCTCTGGGTACCGCCGGCACCTACGGGGTGCTCGCCAACACGGCGATCACCAACACCGGCCTCACCGTGGTCTCCGGCGACCTCGGAGTGAGCCCCGCCGGCGCGGTGACCGGGTTCCCTCCTGGAACGGTCACCGGAACCATCCACGTGAACGACGCTGCCGCGGCGACGGCCCAGGCCGACCTGCTGACCGGGTACGCCAACGCGCTGGTACAGCCGGTCACGGCCACTGTCCCGACGGAACTCGGCGGGACCACCCTGACCCCCGGCGTGTACAACTCCGCCTCCGGCACGTTCGGCCTCAACGGGACATTGACCCTGGACGCTCAGGGCAACCCCAACGCGGTCTTCATCTTCAAGACGAACACCACGCTCATCTCGGGAGCCGCCGGCAACGTCAATCTCATCGGCCTCGCGCAGTCCAGCAACGTCTTCTGGCAGGTCGGCAGCTCCGCGACGCTCGGCGCCGGCTCCACCATCAGGGGCAGCATCCTCGCCTTCACCTCGATCACCGCCACGACGGGGGCCATCGTGGACGGCCGGCTGCTGGCTCTCGGTGCCGCCGTCACGCTGGACACGAACGCGGTCACTGTCCCGGCCCTGAATACCTGCCAGGTGGTGGTCCAGCCGGTGGTCGGACCGGTGGTCGTCGGCCAGCCGACCTCCGTGTCCGCTGTGGTGACCTGCAACGGCCTGCCGGTCTCAGGTGCCTCGGTGACCTTCAACGGTGGTGCAGTCCCGGTAGCCGTCACCACCAATGTGGCGGGTGTCGCCACCGGATCGCTGACCTTCAACACCGCCGGGACCGCCACCGTCACCGCCACCGTCACCGCGGCAGGCACCGCCTGCTCGTGCACCGGCGTCGTCTCCCCGCCCGTCACCGTCCCCGTCACTCCGCAGCCGTCCTGCCAGGTGGTGGTCCAGCCGGTGGTCGGACCGGTCGTCGTCGGCCAGCCGACCTCCGTGTCCGCTGTGGTGACCTGCAACGGCCTGCCGGTCTCAGGTGCCTCGGTGACCTTCAACGGTGGTGCAGTCCCGGTAGCCGTCACCACCAATGTGGCGGGTGTCGCCACCGGATCGCTGACCTTCAACACCGCCGGGACCGCCACCGTCACCGCCACCGTCACCGCGGCAGGCACCGCCTGCTCGTGCACCGGCGTCGTCTCCCCGCCCATCACCGTGCCCGTCACTCCGCAGACGAGCCCGCTGAGTGCGTCGCCCGCCTGCTGGCGGGTCAACCTGCCCTTCCCGATTCCGCACCTGTTCGTGGCGACGCTGAAGGCCACCCTCACGCCGGCGCAAGCGGGAGTCACGGTCACCTTCTACGTCTCCGGCCTGCCAGTGGGCACCGCGGTGACCAACGCCAGCGGTGTCGCCACCCTCAACAACGCCGGCCTGTCCATCCTGCAGATCAGCGCCAGCAGCTACACGGCGGTCGCCACCGTCGGAGGCACCACGGTCCAGGCGACCGGCTCCCTGGTGCCCTGCTTCCCGCCGGCGTAA